A genomic window from Cupriavidus metallidurans CH34 includes:
- a CDS encoding nucleotide pyrophosphohydrolase — MALIDISNLQQAAAAFGEARGWGKYHSPKNLAMALSVEVAELVEIFQWQTEEESRGIMSTDERAHVEQELADITIYLTQLVTALGVDLDAAVQAKMEMNARKYPAPK, encoded by the coding sequence ATGGCTCTCATCGATATCAGCAATCTCCAGCAAGCGGCGGCCGCCTTCGGCGAGGCCCGGGGCTGGGGCAAGTATCACAGCCCGAAGAACCTCGCGATGGCGCTCAGCGTCGAAGTGGCCGAACTGGTGGAGATCTTCCAGTGGCAAACCGAAGAGGAATCGCGCGGGATCATGTCAACGGACGAGCGCGCGCACGTCGAGCAGGAACTGGCCGATATCACCATCTACCTGACGCAGCTCGTGACCGCGCTTGGCGTCGATCTCGACGCGGCGGTGCAGGCGAAGATGGAGATGAACGCACGTAAATATCCCGCGCCAAAGTAA
- a CDS encoding DUF72 domain-containing protein: MAVTRQGKSASNIHIGIGGWNYAPWRDNFYPAGLAQARELEYASRHLTAIEINSTYHGTQKRTSFANWRDATPDGFVFSVKASRFATNRRVLAEGSDSISRFIDSGIAELREKLGPVVWQFAPTKQFVADDFEAFLNLLPTSVEGVKLRHVMEVRHESFMCDAYLKLARKFKAATVFTDSPKFPSFADLTSDFVYARLMNADEKVATGYAPKVLDQWAQRASAWAGGKSPDDLPRVEDEPAGKLKPKEAFLFFINGAKERAPAAAGALLERLGWVPTEAVPMKASTPKPPAAKKIAVVKTVTRKPAATKTVARKTA; the protein is encoded by the coding sequence ATGGCGGTTACCAGACAGGGCAAGTCGGCGAGCAACATCCATATTGGCATCGGCGGCTGGAACTATGCGCCGTGGCGCGATAACTTCTATCCGGCAGGTCTCGCGCAGGCACGCGAGCTGGAATATGCAAGCCGGCATCTGACCGCGATCGAGATCAACAGCACGTACCACGGCACGCAGAAGCGCACGTCGTTTGCGAACTGGCGCGACGCCACGCCCGATGGCTTCGTCTTCTCGGTCAAGGCTTCGCGCTTTGCGACCAATCGCCGCGTGCTGGCCGAAGGGAGTGATTCGATCAGCCGGTTCATCGACAGCGGCATTGCCGAATTGCGCGAAAAACTGGGCCCGGTCGTCTGGCAGTTCGCACCGACCAAGCAGTTCGTGGCCGACGATTTCGAGGCCTTCCTGAACTTGTTGCCGACCTCGGTGGAGGGTGTGAAGCTGCGGCACGTGATGGAGGTGCGTCACGAGAGCTTCATGTGCGACGCGTACCTGAAGCTGGCGCGCAAGTTCAAGGCGGCCACCGTCTTCACCGACTCACCGAAGTTTCCGTCGTTCGCTGATCTCACTTCGGACTTCGTGTACGCGCGGCTGATGAACGCCGACGAGAAGGTCGCGACGGGCTATGCGCCGAAGGTGCTGGACCAATGGGCGCAGCGGGCATCGGCGTGGGCTGGCGGCAAGTCACCGGACGATCTGCCACGTGTGGAAGACGAACCCGCTGGCAAGCTCAAGCCGAAGGAAGCGTTCCTGTTCTTCATCAACGGCGCGAAGGAGCGCGCGCCGGCGGCGGCTGGCGCCTTGCTTGAGAGGCTTGGCTGGGTGCCGACCGAGGCAGTGCCGATGAAGGCTTCAACGCCGAAGCCGCCCGCCGCGAAGAAGATCGCGGTGGTCAAGACGGTGACCAGGAAGCCGGCGGCCACGAAGACCGTGGCGCGAAAGACTGCATGA
- a CDS encoding DEAD/DEAH box helicase, producing MRVTKFSASIPLSTGTLFSALPLAPALQVTLTELGWHAINPLQAAMLPEALAGRDLIVQASPGSGRTVAFTVALLHHLDPRRFDVQALVLCPTRERVQHVAQCIRDCVRAARHVKVVALMHGAAMRPQIDSLIHGAHVVVGTPGRVVDHLDAGSLDLRAIGILVIDDAESMLDLGLVDDVGFAASRCPKSRQTLLFSTSFNSDLDPEVERFSRLWLRKPRRIAHLPD from the coding sequence ATGCGCGTCACCAAGTTCTCCGCATCGATTCCGCTTTCGACCGGCACACTGTTTTCCGCGCTTCCGCTGGCGCCTGCGTTGCAGGTGACGCTGACGGAACTCGGATGGCATGCCATCAATCCGCTTCAGGCGGCCATGCTGCCAGAGGCGCTGGCCGGCCGCGACCTCATCGTGCAGGCGTCTCCCGGCAGCGGGCGTACCGTGGCCTTCACCGTTGCCCTGCTCCATCATCTCGATCCGCGCCGGTTCGATGTGCAGGCGCTGGTGCTCTGCCCGACGCGCGAGCGCGTGCAGCATGTGGCCCAGTGCATCAGGGACTGCGTGCGCGCCGCCCGGCACGTGAAGGTCGTGGCGCTGATGCATGGCGCGGCGATGCGTCCGCAGATCGACAGTCTGATCCACGGCGCGCATGTCGTGGTCGGCACACCGGGCAGGGTTGTCGACCACCTGGATGCCGGCAGCCTCGATCTGCGCGCGATCGGCATCCTGGTGATCGACGACGCCGAATCGATGCTCGACCTCGGACTTGTCGACGATGTCGGCTTTGCGGCGAGCCGATGTCCGAAGAGCCGGCAGACGCTGTTGTTTTCCACATCGTTCAATAGCGACCTGGATCCCGAGGTGGAGCGGTTCTCCAGGCTCTGGCTCAGGAAGCCGCGACGCATCGCTCACTTGCCGGATTGA
- a CDS encoding CBS domain-containing protein produces MKTARQVLESKANQAIFSIPPTATVYAALQLMAEKGIGALLVMEQQKIVGIISERDYARKVILMQRTSRETLVREIMTTAVIYVRADQTTDECMALMTRHRLRHLPVMNSDQLLGMISIGDLVNDIISEQRFTIEQLEHYIHGGSR; encoded by the coding sequence ATGAAAACCGCGCGGCAGGTTCTGGAAAGCAAGGCAAATCAGGCGATCTTCAGCATTCCTCCCACGGCGACGGTCTATGCTGCGCTGCAACTCATGGCCGAGAAGGGCATTGGTGCCCTGCTGGTGATGGAGCAGCAGAAGATCGTCGGCATCATCAGCGAACGGGATTACGCGCGCAAAGTGATCCTGATGCAACGCACGTCGCGTGAGACCCTCGTGCGTGAAATCATGACCACCGCGGTGATCTATGTCCGGGCCGACCAGACCACCGACGAGTGCATGGCGTTGATGACCCGGCATCGCTTGCGTCACTTGCCGGTGATGAATAGCGATCAACTGCTCGGCATGATCTCGATCGGTGACCTCGTGAACGACATCATCAGCGAGCAGCGCTTCACCATCGAGCAACTGGAGCACTACATCCACGGCGGTTCGCGCTAA
- a CDS encoding MDR family MFS transporter, which yields MSSTAPASQSTAEALEATASLPQAAVHDHASIMRVIGGIVLCILLAALDQTVVIPAVPAIANDLNGFGHLSWIVTAYLIVSTVTTPLYGKLSDSFGRRRLLMVAISLFILASVACALAQTLPQLILFRALQGLGGGGLMSLAQAAIADVVAPRERGRYQGYLATVWAISSIAGPLVGGWVSDHMSWRWLFWINVPLGLLAMTMCYRGLAHLKPRGGRPQVDWLGALLLAVAIVAFLLAMSWGGEAFAWISPEMAALLAISLVAVLLLAWQERRAADPMLPPRLFRNRAYVMGVGASALAALNIFLCIFALPLHFQLVRDADASMSGLLVVPFLLATVAGNFVVAWLAPRLGRMRVILTIGFVAAAVGLVSLAAVTVAVPTFFVLLAMTIGGIGLGMAMVGTLISVQNALERRDMGAGTGALLVLRSLGSSIGGALAGTLLAMEFRDALARAGVTQALDLGALRHGSEALAHLSPAVRHVLAGGVESGFHLIFAAGAVATIIALLIVRRMPDLELRSSVTEHAAKIHME from the coding sequence ATGTCGTCGACCGCCCCCGCCAGCCAGTCCACCGCAGAGGCCCTAGAGGCCACAGCTTCCCTCCCCCAAGCCGCCGTTCACGATCACGCGTCGATCATGCGTGTGATCGGTGGCATCGTGCTGTGCATTCTGCTCGCGGCGCTCGACCAGACCGTGGTGATCCCGGCCGTGCCGGCGATCGCGAACGATCTCAACGGATTCGGGCACCTGTCGTGGATCGTGACCGCGTACCTGATCGTGTCGACGGTGACCACGCCGCTGTACGGCAAGCTGTCCGACAGTTTCGGGCGTCGCCGTCTGCTGATGGTGGCGATCTCGCTGTTCATCCTGGCCTCGGTGGCCTGCGCGCTGGCGCAGACGCTGCCGCAGCTAATCCTGTTCCGCGCGCTGCAGGGCCTCGGCGGTGGCGGCCTGATGTCGCTGGCGCAGGCGGCCATTGCCGACGTGGTGGCGCCGCGCGAGCGCGGCCGCTATCAGGGCTATCTGGCCACGGTCTGGGCGATCTCGTCGATCGCGGGGCCGCTGGTAGGCGGCTGGGTGTCCGATCACATGTCGTGGCGCTGGCTGTTCTGGATCAACGTGCCGCTCGGTCTGCTGGCGATGACCATGTGCTATCGCGGGCTCGCGCATCTGAAGCCGCGCGGCGGCCGGCCCCAGGTCGATTGGCTAGGCGCCCTGCTCCTGGCCGTGGCCATTGTCGCGTTCCTGCTTGCCATGAGCTGGGGCGGCGAGGCGTTCGCCTGGATCTCGCCCGAGATGGCCGCCCTGCTGGCGATCTCGCTAGTGGCCGTGCTGTTGCTGGCCTGGCAGGAGCGCCGCGCCGCCGACCCGATGCTGCCGCCGCGCCTGTTCCGCAATCGCGCCTATGTGATGGGCGTGGGCGCATCGGCGCTGGCCGCGCTCAATATCTTCCTGTGCATCTTCGCCCTGCCCCTGCATTTCCAGCTTGTTCGTGACGCCGATGCGTCGATGTCGGGCCTGCTGGTGGTGCCGTTCCTGCTGGCGACCGTCGCCGGCAACTTCGTGGTGGCATGGCTCGCGCCGCGTCTGGGCCGTATGCGCGTCATCCTGACCATCGGCTTCGTTGCCGCGGCGGTCGGGCTAGTCTCGCTGGCTGCCGTGACGGTCGCCGTACCGACCTTCTTCGTTCTGCTGGCGATGACGATCGGCGGTATCGGCCTGGGTATGGCGATGGTTGGCACGCTGATCAGCGTGCAGAACGCGCTGGAGCGCCGTGACATGGGCGCGGGCACCGGCGCCTTGCTCGTGCTGCGTTCGCTCGGCAGCTCGATCGGTGGCGCGCTGGCCGGCACGCTGCTGGCCATGGAGTTTCGCGACGCGCTGGCCCGGGCCGGCGTCACGCAGGCGCTGGACCTTGGCGCGCTACGGCATGGCAGCGAGGCGCTGGCGCACCTGTCGCCAGCCGTGCGCCATGTGCTGGCTGGCGGCGTGGAATCGGGCTTTCATCTGATTTTTGCGGCCGGCGCGGTGGCCACGATCATCGCGCTGCTGATCGTGCGTCGGATGCCGGATCTGGAACTGCGCAGCAGCGTGACCGAGCACGCGGCCAAGATCCACATGGAATAA